Genomic window (Nitrospiria bacterium):
ACCAAACGTGATATTCCCAATGAGTCGGTGGAGGTTTAACGGCATCCAACTATGGTTATACATTAACTGCCAAACCGAAGCGGCGGTATCCACAAAGATCCGCCTGTCCATATCCAGCCCTTCGGGGACATCCGGGGGGGTATTCATAAATGAGGTAGGGCCGTCAATAGCAAAAAGTGTTACTGTTCCAATAATATTCAATAAGACCCCGATTGCAATATGACGCCCCTTTTTATCCCCTGACAAGGAATCCCACGTGTACACATAAAAATACAGGACAATGGTCTCTGCAATAAATAGGAGGGGGTATGCAATGGCAAAAATGGGAAAGAAAAGAGAGGTGAGCCAGGAAAAGAAATGAGGATAAAGGGCCAGGGCGATCATCACAAAAAGACCACCGGTTAAAGCTGTCATGCTATACAGTATGGCCGTCACCTTGATGACTTCTCTGGCAAGCCGGTCATACCGGAGATCTCCTTTCCTCTTTCCCAACCATTCACAGGTTACCGCAAAGATTGGGGCCCCCAAAATAAAAGCTGCAAAGAGGATATGAAGCTGCGCAGCAATCCAAACTGCTGTACGGTTTCCGATATACGGAAAATCAATCGGTTTGGGGTCAGGGGGTTGGGCATATACAACCCCTACCGCCAACACGGCAAAAACAGTTAACCCGCAAAATATTCCGGCCCACTTTTTCATTTATTTAGCCGATGCTGTTTCAGGAGTAAATTCAGTGGTGAAATCATCATGGGGCGATGGTGTTCCCCCATGAGAAAAAGCATGCTCGTAGGCCATAACCTTCCAAATCTCTTCCTCACTAAGCTTTTCTTTCCATGGTTTCATTTTCGTTCGGGGAACCCCTTCCGACACTCTCCAGAACCAGGCGCTGTCAGAATAGAGTTTCATCCGGTCTTGAACACGGAAATCCCTCGCCCCACGCTTGACCGGTTTTCCATCTTTACCATGGCAGCTTGCGCAATTCACATCTGGATTTTCTTCCCCAGTAAAGAGGAGCCTTCCTTTTTCAATAATTTCCGGGTCGGTCCACCACCCATCAGGCATATGCTTATCCGCATAAGCCGCAGGAACTGGGGGTGGAGGTTGAATAGGGCCTTCTCCTCCTCCAGAACAGCCCACACCAATGATCCCTGAAAAGAGGAAGATGGCACTTAAAACAAAAAATCTCATCGTCTTCATTCGCTTACACAGACTCCTTTCTTTAAAAGTTGTATTTTTTCTGAGGTTTAGTGGAGTTTTCTGTTTGACGAGGACACTTTTCCTTATAAATGAATTAAAATCTTATGCGCCTAGGGAAAGCATCATTGGGGTTTGGGAGGCTGAATTTTTTGTTAGTAACCCACCCACATCTACCGTGCACCCGCCTTCTCCATCATTCGCTATCAGACCTAACCAGATACCGCAATATCTTTTGTATTTAATGAGCCTGTTTTCCTCAAACAATTAAAAATATTTAAATGGATCATCTAAATTCCTCTTTAAAATTTAACCGAATTAAGATTCCCTCTTTATCCATCTGAAAGAGGTCGAAAAATATCATAGGGAAAAATAGATGTCAAGAAATTTTTAAGGAGAGAAAAAACGCGGGATTGATTTACCTAAAAAGGAATAAAAAGAATTGTTTAGGACTCTTTTTTAGAGGACTTTTTTTGCTTGTTTTGAGAAGGATTTTTCTTCTTTTTTAGAAATCCAAAGAAATAAACGACTCCGATTACCAATATCACCGCAATGGCATATAACCAAACCGGAATCTCTGTCTTTTTTTCAGGAACGCTTGCATCAAAATCGATTTGCACCCTTCGTTCCGTAGTCCGGTCGCTTGGATCAAAAGAAACGATGACTTCTTTTTTTTGCCCTACCGCGGAGACTTCAACCGTATCCCCTACATCCTCATTATGAAGATGAATAATAACATCATAATAACCATCCTTATTGGTGAAAACGGTGGAACCCGCCCCATTTCGCTTGGCCACCACGATAACCTTTCCATCCACCAAAGGGTTTCCCTGTTGATCTTTTATAGTTCCATATACTTTAAATCGATGGTCTATTTCATGGGTCGCCCATAATGAAATAGGAATCACAAAAAAGATTAAAAGGAAAAGACCCCCGAAACCCAGAGCTTTGTATCTGCTGAAAGTGGAGCGTTTATTTAAATGAAACATTTTTAAGAATCTTCCTCTTCGACAATATAGAGGGGGTGAAGCAAATCGCGGACAGACACAATTCCAACAATCTGATCCCCCTCGGTTACACCAAGATGACGCACACGATGTTGATCCATCAGATCATTGGCATCTACAACGGATTTTTCCGGTTCAATGGTCAATAACGGACTGCTCATTACATTCTCAACACGGGTTGCAGAAGCATCGGACCCGTTTGCGACGACTTTCTGGACAATATCCATTTCGGTTACGATCCCCAAAATCTCATGTTCCTTTCGAATCAGTAGACT
Coding sequences:
- a CDS encoding carboxypeptidase-like regulatory domain-containing protein — translated: MFHLNKRSTFSRYKALGFGGLFLLIFFVIPISLWATHEIDHRFKVYGTIKDQQGNPLVDGKVIVVAKRNGAGSTVFTNKDGYYDVIIHLHNEDVGDTVEVSAVGQKKEVIVSFDPSDRTTERRVQIDFDASVPEKKTEIPVWLYAIAVILVIGVVYFFGFLKKKKNPSQNKQKKSSKKES
- a CDS encoding CBS domain-containing protein; the encoded protein is MTKQIVQVKVGTTVQEAAQLMKEKSIGSLLIRKEHEILGIVTEMDIVQKVVANGSDASATRVENVMSSPLLTIEPEKSVVDANDLMDQHRVRHLGVTEGDQIVGIVSVRDLLHPLYIVEEEDS
- a CDS encoding cytochrome c; translated protein: MKTMRFFVLSAIFLFSGIIGVGCSGGGEGPIQPPPPVPAAYADKHMPDGWWTDPEIIEKGRLLFTGEENPDVNCASCHGKDGKPVKRGARDFRVQDRMKLYSDSAWFWRVSEGVPRTKMKPWKEKLSEEEIWKVMAYEHAFSHGGTPSPHDDFTTEFTPETASAK